A region from the Campylobacter blaseri genome encodes:
- a CDS encoding helix-turn-helix domain-containing protein, producing MEIIMNLVEIFALNVKFYRQKIGISQEQLAFLCNLHRTYISSVERCERNISLKNIQKIANALGLEPYKLLEPRNCLQARTNDEKK from the coding sequence TTGGAGATTATAATGAATTTAGTTGAAATTTTTGCTTTGAATGTAAAATTTTATAGACAAAAAATTGGTATTTCACAAGAACAATTAGCGTTTTTATGCAATTTGCATAGAACTTATATTAGTTCAGTTGAAAGATGTGAACGAAACATATCTTTAAAAAACATTCAAAAAATAGCCAATGCTCTCGGACTAGAACCATATAAATTACTAGAACCACGCAATTGTTTACAAGCGAGGACAAATGATGAGAAGAAATAA
- a CDS encoding Nif3-like dinuclear metal center hexameric protein, with product MKISEIYQILDEIAPFEDQEEWDNSGLLVGSFDDEFDRVYASLDLDSNLVDSLEENSLIITHHPLIFKGLKRIDYSRYPSNLIQKLIKKDIKLISMHTNYDKHILNKFVAKEILRYEIVSIDDFLINMEVDMSFNEFVDDIKKKLDIPNLRVVKTKDRVKRVALCTGSGISMLGHFDGDCFLTGDLKYHEALEAMENGISLIDINHFESERYFAISLKENLKKKQIEVIITNSVNPFTQI from the coding sequence GTGAAGATTAGTGAAATTTATCAAATTTTAGATGAGATAGCGCCGTTTGAAGATCAAGAAGAGTGGGATAACTCAGGACTTCTTGTAGGCTCATTTGATGATGAATTTGATAGAGTTTATGCAAGTTTGGATTTAGATTCAAACTTGGTTGATAGCTTGGAAGAAAACTCGCTTATAATCACCCATCATCCACTTATTTTTAAAGGTTTAAAAAGAATTGATTACTCTAGATATCCATCAAATTTGATACAAAAACTTATAAAAAAAGATATAAAACTTATATCTATGCATACAAATTACGATAAGCATATCTTAAATAAATTTGTAGCAAAAGAGATTTTAAGATATGAAATAGTTAGCATAGATGATTTTTTAATCAATATGGAAGTTGATATGAGTTTTAATGAATTTGTAGATGATATAAAAAAGAAGTTAGATATCCCAAATCTTAGAGTTGTTAAGACAAAAGATAGAGTTAAAAGAGTTGCACTTTGCACAGGAAGTGGGATTAGCATGCTTGGGCATTTTGATGGAGATTGTTTTTTAACTGGAGATTTAAAGTATCACGAAGCCTTGGAAGCTATGGAAAATGGCATATCTTTAATAGATATAAATCACTTTGAAAGCGAGAGATATTTTGCAATCTCTTTAAAAGAAAATTTGAAAAAAAAGCAAATAGAAGTTATAATAACAAATTCAGTAAATCCATTTACACAAATTTAA
- the glyQ gene encoding glycine--tRNA ligase subunit alpha: MTFSRIILTLQEYWSKQGCIVVQPYDMPAGAGTYHNATFLRSLGNDPWRAAYVAPSRRPTDGRYGENPNRLGAYYQFQVILKPSPSNIQELYLKSLEILGLDLNKHDIRFVEDNWESPTLGAWGLGWEVWLDGMEVTQFTYFQQVGGITCELISGEITYGLERLAMYLQGVDNVYDIVWDDKDGKIITYGDVHKRGEYEFSKYNFEIADVDMLFNQFDNACKECKHVLEHGLALPAYDYCMLAAHTFNVLDARGAISVTQRQDYILKIRELAKGCALAYIKKDDKSED; this comes from the coding sequence ATGACATTTTCGCGTATAATTTTAACGCTTCAAGAATATTGGAGCAAACAAGGGTGTATAGTAGTTCAGCCTTATGATATGCCAGCTGGGGCTGGAACTTACCATAATGCTACATTTTTAAGATCATTAGGCAATGATCCTTGGAGAGCTGCGTATGTTGCACCATCAAGAAGACCAACTGATGGAAGATATGGAGAAAACCCGAACAGATTAGGGGCTTATTATCAATTTCAAGTGATTTTAAAACCAAGTCCTAGCAATATCCAAGAGCTATATTTAAAAAGTTTGGAAATTTTAGGACTTGATTTAAATAAGCATGATATTAGGTTCGTAGAAGATAATTGGGAAAGCCCAACTCTTGGTGCATGGGGACTTGGCTGGGAAGTTTGGCTTGATGGTATGGAAGTTACTCAATTTACATATTTTCAACAAGTTGGCGGTATAACTTGTGAGCTAATTAGCGGTGAGATAACTTACGGCTTAGAAAGACTTGCTATGTATCTTCAAGGTGTTGATAATGTTTATGATATAGTTTGGGATGACAAAGATGGAAAAATCATAACATATGGCGATGTTCATAAAAGAGGCGAATATGAGTTTTCAAAATACAACTTTGAGATAGCTGATGTGGATATGCTTTTTAACCAATTTGATAATGCTTGCAAAGAGTGCAAGCATGTATTGGAGCATGGTTTGGCACTACCTGCTTATGATTATTGTATGCTAGCTGCTCATACTTTTAATGTTTTAGATGCAAGAGGGGCAATTAGTGTAACTCAAAGGCAAGATTATATTTTAAAAATTAGAGAGCTTGCAAAAGGGTGTGCACTAGCTTATATAAAAAAGGATGATAAAAGTGAAGATTAG
- a CDS encoding DUF2157 domain-containing protein, whose protein sequence is MIGKMFLKKEIVKWVEDATITKEQALSILGRYDLKYDESEKNFSILSILGYLFLGVALIVLIANNWNEIPAFIKVFALIVITSVTHIIAYKNSINQQKSNFFFLANLFYGASIILIAQIYHLSTYMPNGVLLWAIGSFLVAIFVNNKWVNLQALIIAMIWAFMEIEGFYPYLFWVFLLVVIHILYKQEKNRALFVLFVLNLLWFIPYTLYYFTKEYYLVNAKMFYSYELELYVLFFILSAYLIYLFLNFTLSKFENKYLQTTNSMFITLAYMSSFLFLFEDVCLSLIKTFDLNSNVIFYPLIGCILLLAFLLNQKKFYISTAIFLFLIFVFMITSSEYYGYIFIAMNFLIFLFYSYVIYHSIIESNLGSYRLGVASVLIFICTHYYNLISQDYISTAIFFFVCAMFLLISVKFFKKIKRA, encoded by the coding sequence ATGATTGGCAAAATGTTTTTAAAAAAAGAGATAGTAAAATGGGTGGAAGATGCAACTATCACAAAAGAACAAGCTTTAAGCATACTAGGCAGGTATGATTTAAAATATGATGAGAGCGAGAAAAATTTTAGCATTCTTTCCATTTTAGGGTATCTGTTTTTGGGTGTTGCTTTAATAGTTTTAATCGCAAATAATTGGAATGAAATTCCAGCTTTTATAAAAGTTTTTGCCCTTATAGTTATCACTTCAGTAACTCACATTATAGCTTACAAAAATTCCATAAATCAGCAAAAATCAAATTTTTTCTTTTTAGCAAATTTGTTTTATGGAGCTAGCATTATACTTATAGCTCAAATTTATCATCTAAGCACATATATGCCAAATGGCGTGTTACTTTGGGCAATAGGCTCATTTTTGGTAGCTATTTTTGTAAACAACAAATGGGTAAATTTGCAGGCTTTGATTATTGCTATGATTTGGGCATTTATGGAGATAGAAGGATTTTATCCATATCTGTTTTGGGTATTTTTACTAGTTGTCATACACATTCTTTATAAACAGGAGAAAAATAGAGCTTTGTTTGTTTTGTTTGTGCTAAATTTACTATGGTTTATACCTTACACTTTGTATTATTTCACAAAAGAATACTATCTTGTCAATGCTAAAATGTTTTATTCATATGAATTAGAGCTTTATGTATTGTTTTTTATATTGTCAGCGTATTTGATATATTTATTTTTAAATTTTACATTAAGCAAATTTGAAAACAAATACCTCCAAACAACAAATTCTATGTTTATAACACTTGCTTATATGTCATCTTTTTTGTTTTTATTTGAAGATGTTTGTCTCTCTTTAATAAAGACTTTTGATCTAAATTCTAATGTAATTTTTTATCCTTTAATTGGTTGTATTTTGCTGCTAGCATTTTTACTTAATCAAAAGAAATTTTATATATCAACAGCCATATTTTTATTTTTAATCTTTGTTTTTATGATAACAAGTTCAGAGTATTATGGTTATATTTTTATAGCTATGAATTTCTTAATCTTTTTATTTTATAGTTATGTTATATACCACAGTATAATAGAAAGTAACCTTGGCTCATACCGTTTGGGCGTGGCTTCTGTGCTGATTTTTATATGCACCCACTACTATAATCTCATATCGCAAGACTATATCTCAACAGCTATATTTTTCTTTGTATGTGCAATGTTTTTACTTATTAGTGTAAAATTTTTTAAAAAAATTAAAAGGGCATAG
- a CDS encoding GDYXXLXY domain-containing protein, with amino-acid sequence MKKMVLIGISFQILVLFSFIFFAYAPLYFGNEVKVRATGFDPRDIFLGNYVRLDYPDIKDVNFDEKVDVGRKVYVVLEKNGDLYKGKFVTKQRPKDEVYLSGRTSGGILQNGIRIRLDLKFGIEKYYLPRQKALDMEKDLRDAEAIVTLGVLKGFARIKKVELQKNN; translated from the coding sequence ATGAAAAAAATGGTTTTAATAGGAATATCTTTTCAAATTTTAGTTTTGTTTTCTTTTATCTTTTTTGCCTATGCTCCTTTGTATTTTGGAAATGAAGTTAAAGTAAGGGCTACTGGATTTGATCCAAGAGATATATTTTTAGGCAATTATGTTAGGTTGGATTATCCTGATATAAAAGATGTAAATTTTGATGAAAAAGTTGATGTGGGTAGGAAAGTTTATGTAGTTTTAGAAAAAAATGGAGATTTATATAAGGGTAAATTTGTAACTAAACAAAGACCAAAAGATGAAGTCTATTTAAGTGGCAGGACTAGTGGAGGAATTTTACAAAATGGAATTAGAATAAGATTGGATTTAAAATTTGGGATAGAAAAATACTATTTGCCAAGACAAAAGGCTTTAGATATGGAAAAGGATTTAAGAGATGCTGAAGCTATAGTAACTCTTGGGGTTTTAAAGGGTTTTGCTAGAATTAAAAAAGTTGAATTGCAAAAAAATAATTAG
- a CDS encoding peptidase U32 family protein codes for MHLKKPELLAPAGNLTKLKIAINYGADAVYASVGAFSLRQRSAKEFSKDSFEAGVDYTHKKGKKFYATINGFPFNGQIENFKKHIKFLRDCKVDAFILATPGVMSLAKEIAPEIDVHLSTQANVMNYLDAKIYHQMGASRIVAAREMNLKDAIKIKELNPNLELEIFVHGSMCFAYSGRCLVSAIQSGRFSNRGSCANDCRFKYELYAKNSENGALFRLDEDEEGTHIMNAKDLNLSKHIEKIMQTNAIDSFKIEGRTKSEYYVACTTRAYRMAIDDAMNGKFDTKKYDIEIKTLKNRGFTDGYLVHKPYERDDTQNLTSSLEEGTHQVHAISEDGEVFKTKFKIIKDEPYEIMSPLKSEILNIDNEIGKIYKKDGKHLVEFKKLTTKTGKEFEEIHSGNIHEILLPARLPIYSFLRKEI; via the coding sequence ATGCATTTGAAAAAACCAGAGCTTTTAGCACCAGCTGGAAATTTAACAAAACTTAAAATAGCTATAAATTATGGAGCAGACGCTGTATATGCAAGCGTTGGAGCTTTTTCTTTAAGACAGCGATCAGCAAAAGAATTTAGCAAAGATAGTTTTGAAGCAGGAGTTGATTATACTCACAAAAAAGGTAAGAAATTTTATGCAACTATAAATGGGTTTCCTTTTAATGGTCAAATAGAAAACTTTAAAAAACATATTAAATTTCTAAGGGATTGTAAAGTTGATGCTTTTATACTAGCAACTCCGGGCGTTATGAGTTTAGCAAAAGAGATAGCACCAGAAATTGATGTTCATTTGTCAACTCAAGCAAATGTTATGAACTATTTAGATGCTAAAATTTATCATCAAATGGGTGCAAGTAGAATAGTTGCAGCAAGAGAGATGAATTTAAAAGATGCTATTAAGATAAAAGAATTAAACCCAAATTTGGAGTTAGAGATTTTCGTACATGGTTCAATGTGTTTTGCATATAGTGGAAGATGTTTGGTTAGTGCTATTCAAAGCGGTAGATTTAGTAACCGAGGAAGTTGTGCTAATGATTGTAGATTTAAGTATGAATTATATGCTAAAAATAGTGAAAATGGTGCTTTGTTTAGGCTAGATGAAGATGAAGAAGGCACTCATATAATGAATGCTAAGGATTTAAATTTATCAAAACATATTGAAAAGATAATGCAAACAAATGCCATAGATAGTTTTAAAATAGAGGGAAGAACAAAAAGCGAGTATTATGTAGCCTGTACAACAAGAGCCTATAGAATGGCTATTGATGATGCTATGAATGGTAAATTTGATACTAAAAAATATGATATAGAAATTAAAACTCTTAAAAATAGAGGATTTACTGATGGATATTTAGTTCATAAACCTTATGAGAGAGATGATACCCAAAATTTAACTTCAAGTTTAGAAGAGGGCACCCATCAAGTTCATGCCATTAGTGAAGATGGTGAGGTGTTTAAGACAAAATTTAAAATTATAAAAGATGAACCTTATGAGATAATGTCGCCACTTAAGAGCGAAATTTTAAATATAGATAATGAAATAGGTAAAATTTATAAAAAAGATGGCAAACATTTAGTTGAGTTTAAAAAACTTACTACTAAAACAGGTAAAGAATTTGAAGAAATTCATAGTGGAAATATTCATGAAATTTTGCTACCTGCTAGATTACCAATTTATAGTTTTTTAAGAAAAGAAATTTAA
- a CDS encoding zinc ribbon domain-containing protein has product MNKNLEQLVELSEYDKSIDKFIPQIEDIEKEFNSKKNEINLVEEQIATVLEEIEDVKSQISSTNTHIAEFSAKLKDAGKKSASVKTEREAKALQLEESLAKDQLSAANEDIVKLEKSIDFKEGILKELNEKKVVLEAELESTKEKTEAKRAEIEKLRDEVCANKDKLVKKMDHKLISFYEKIRKWAGNTAVVKVKKQACYGCFMRINDKTFISVIKGDDIITCPHCGRILYKEIDSE; this is encoded by the coding sequence ATGAACAAAAATTTAGAACAATTAGTAGAACTCTCCGAATATGATAAAAGTATAGATAAATTTATACCACAAATAGAAGATATAGAAAAAGAGTTCAATAGCAAAAAAAATGAAATTAACTTAGTAGAAGAGCAAATTGCAACTGTATTAGAAGAAATAGAAGATGTAAAATCTCAAATTTCATCTACAAACACCCATATAGCTGAATTTTCTGCAAAATTAAAAGATGCTGGTAAAAAAAGTGCATCTGTAAAGACAGAAAGAGAAGCAAAGGCTTTACAACTTGAAGAGAGCCTTGCAAAAGACCAATTAAGCGCAGCTAATGAAGATATCGTAAAACTTGAAAAGTCAATTGATTTTAAAGAGGGAATTTTAAAAGAGCTTAATGAGAAAAAAGTTGTCTTAGAGGCTGAACTTGAAAGCACAAAAGAGAAAACAGAAGCAAAGAGAGCCGAGATAGAAAAACTTAGAGATGAAGTTTGTGCAAACAAAGATAAATTAGTTAAAAAAATGGATCACAAACTAATCTCATTTTATGAAAAGATTAGAAAATGGGCTGGAAATACAGCTGTAGTTAAAGTTAAAAAACAAGCTTGTTATGGTTGCTTTATGCGTATAAATGATAAAACTTTTATATCTGTTATAAAAGGCGATGATATAATTACTTGCCCGCATTGTGGTAGAATTCTTTATAAAGAGATTGATTCTGAGTGA
- a CDS encoding DNA cytosine methyltransferase, whose protein sequence is MKKINVIDLFSGVGGLSYGFSIDSNFSILLANEIEPNTAKSYSLNHPGVVMLNKDIKEIDKMELLCHLNNKNVDIIIGGPPCQSYSTLGKRQMDSRANLFTEYCRILSILKPKIFIFENVKGLLSMQNGKLILKIKNEFEKLGYDVKYQILNALKYGVPQDRERVIIVGTFEKNTFEFPQATYGEGLKPYITVNEAIGDLDYLESGGSSNKYLKEADNDFLKFVRKAKYSLTEHKAPKNNLHLIKIMKTLKDGETKDMLPENIRPKSGYGNTYAKLWWNRPSTTITRNFACPSSSRCIHPRDSRAMSIREGARLQSFPDDYQFYGSDSIKRLQIGNAVPPLLSIAISNQVKKYFKN, encoded by the coding sequence ATGAAAAAAATAAATGTAATAGATTTATTTAGTGGTGTAGGTGGTTTAAGTTATGGATTTTCTATAGATAGTAATTTTAGTATTTTGCTAGCAAATGAGATAGAACCAAATACAGCCAAGTCATACTCATTAAACCATCCTGGTGTAGTAATGTTGAATAAAGATATAAAAGAAATTGACAAGATGGAATTACTTTGTCACTTAAATAATAAAAATGTTGACATAATAATTGGTGGACCTCCTTGTCAAAGCTATTCTACCCTAGGTAAAAGACAGATGGATAGTAGGGCTAATTTATTCACGGAATATTGTAGAATACTTAGTATATTAAAGCCTAAAATTTTTATTTTTGAAAATGTTAAAGGTTTGCTTAGTATGCAAAATGGAAAGTTGATTTTAAAAATAAAAAATGAATTTGAAAAACTAGGATATGATGTAAAATACCAAATTTTAAATGCTTTGAAATATGGTGTTCCGCAAGATAGAGAGAGAGTAATAATTGTAGGAACTTTTGAAAAAAATACTTTTGAATTTCCACAGGCAACCTATGGCGAGGGATTAAAACCTTATATAACAGTTAATGAAGCTATAGGAGATTTGGATTATTTAGAGTCAGGTGGTAGTTCTAATAAATATTTAAAGGAAGCTGACAACGATTTTTTAAAATTTGTAAGAAAAGCTAAATATTCTTTAACTGAACACAAAGCTCCAAAAAATAATTTACATTTAATAAAAATTATGAAAACTTTAAAAGATGGTGAAACTAAAGATATGTTGCCTGAAAACATTAGACCAAAAAGCGGATACGGAAACACATATGCTAAATTATGGTGGAACAGACCAAGCACGACAATTACAAGAAACTTTGCATGTCCTTCATCTTCAAGATGTATTCACCCTAGGGATTCAAGAGCTATGAGTATAAGAGAGGGGGCTAGATTGCAGAGTTTTCCAGATGACTATCAATTTTATGGTTCAGATAGTATAAAAAGATTACAGATAGGAAATGCAGTCCCTCCACTGTTGTCAATTGCAATATCAAATCAAGTTAAAAAATATTTTAAAAATTAG
- the glnA gene encoding type I glutamate--ammonia ligase yields the protein MGKFVNNIDEFHKFCKENEVVFVDFRFTDLKGVWHHVAYNYKRLPDGFEKGLPFDGSSIDAWQPIHKSDMILIPDIPTAFLDPFTADVTVIVICDIYDIYKEQMYEKCPRSIAKKTEQYLKDSGIGDTCFCGPENEFFVFDDVKIVDDINHAMYYVDSEEGVWNSATDYKDGYNTGHRPGTKGGYFPVQPVDSMVDLRAEMLQVLEQVGLETYVAHHEVGQGQGELGVKYATLVEAADNVQIYKYVVKMVAHLNGKTATFMPKPLYGDNGSGMHVHQSIWKDGKNLFYKKGTYANLSDTARYFIGGVLKHTRTLAAFTNPSTNSYKRLIPGFEAPNILTYSSQNRSAAIRIPYGGSEHSTRAEMRFPDGTSCPYLAFASLLLAGIDGIKNKYEPVGPMDENLFKLHLDEIRERGIQQLPHTLRGALESLIREHEFLKPVMTDIFIQTYQRFKFETQVWPYEARPTPFEFATCYSC from the coding sequence ATGGGGAAGTTTGTTAATAACATAGATGAGTTTCATAAATTTTGCAAAGAAAACGAAGTTGTTTTTGTAGATTTTAGATTTACTGATTTAAAAGGTGTTTGGCACCATGTAGCATATAATTACAAAAGGTTGCCAGATGGTTTTGAAAAAGGGCTTCCTTTTGATGGTAGTAGCATTGATGCATGGCAACCAATACATAAATCAGATATGATTTTAATTCCAGATATTCCAACTGCATTTTTAGATCCTTTTACAGCAGATGTAACCGTAATAGTAATTTGTGATATTTACGATATTTATAAAGAACAAATGTATGAAAAATGTCCTCGCTCTATCGCAAAAAAGACAGAACAATACCTAAAAGATAGTGGCATAGGCGATACTTGTTTTTGTGGACCCGAGAATGAATTCTTTGTATTTGATGATGTTAAAATAGTTGATGATATAAACCATGCTATGTATTATGTAGATAGCGAAGAAGGTGTTTGGAACAGCGCAACAGACTATAAAGATGGTTACAATACAGGCCATAGACCTGGAACAAAAGGTGGATACTTTCCTGTTCAGCCTGTTGATAGTATGGTGGATTTAAGAGCTGAAATGCTTCAAGTTTTAGAACAAGTTGGACTTGAAACATATGTTGCTCACCATGAAGTTGGACAAGGACAAGGCGAACTTGGTGTAAAATATGCGACCTTAGTTGAAGCTGCTGATAATGTTCAAATTTATAAATATGTTGTAAAAATGGTAGCACATTTAAATGGTAAAACTGCAACTTTTATGCCTAAACCACTTTATGGAGATAATGGAAGTGGAATGCATGTACATCAATCAATTTGGAAAGATGGTAAAAACCTATTTTACAAAAAAGGCACATACGCAAATTTAAGCGATACTGCTAGATATTTTATAGGTGGAGTTTTAAAACATACAAGAACCTTAGCTGCATTTACAAACCCTAGCACAAATAGTTATAAAAGATTAATTCCTGGCTTTGAAGCACCAAACATTTTAACCTACTCATCACAAAACCGCTCAGCTGCTATTAGAATTCCTTATGGCGGTAGTGAGCATAGTACTAGAGCTGAGATGAGATTTCCTGATGGGACATCTTGCCCCTATCTAGCCTTTGCTAGTTTACTTTTAGCTGGAATAGATGGGATTAAAAATAAATATGAACCAGTTGGTCCTATGGATGAAAACCTATTTAAACTACACTTAGATGAAATTCGCGAACGAGGTATCCAACAACTTCCTCATACATTAAGAGGTGCCTTAGAATCTTTAATTAGAGAGCATGAATTTTTAAAACCCGTTATGACTGATATTTTTATCCAAACATATCAAAGATTTAAATTTGAAACTCAAGTTTGGCCATATGAGGCTAGACCTACTCCATTTGAATTTGCAACTTGCTACTCTTGCTAA
- the purE gene encoding 5-(carboxyamino)imidazole ribonucleotide mutase encodes MKEKTFVSIIMGSKSDYDVVCEALKVLEKFGIEHEIIVSSAHRSPERTIKYVKAAEEKGAEVFICAAGMAAHLAGVVASQTIKPVLGIPIGGGALNGVDALYSTVQMPGGMPVGTLAIGKAGAKNAAYLAAQILALKDDRLNAILKEDKIKMAKKVEEDSAEIEKLLK; translated from the coding sequence ATGAAAGAAAAAACTTTTGTATCAATTATAATGGGAAGTAAAAGTGATTATGATGTAGTTTGTGAAGCTTTAAAAGTTTTAGAAAAATTTGGAATAGAGCATGAGATTATAGTTAGTTCAGCGCATAGAAGTCCTGAAAGAACTATAAAATATGTAAAAGCAGCAGAAGAAAAAGGTGCTGAGGTATTTATCTGTGCAGCTGGTATGGCAGCTCATTTAGCAGGAGTTGTAGCATCTCAAACTATAAAGCCAGTTTTAGGAATTCCTATTGGCGGAGGAGCTTTAAATGGTGTTGATGCACTTTATTCAACTGTTCAAATGCCAGGAGGTATGCCTGTTGGAACTTTAGCAATTGGAAAAGCAGGTGCAAAAAATGCTGCGTATTTAGCGGCTCAAATTTTAGCTTTAAAAGATGATAGATTAAATGCTATTTTAAAAGAGGACAAAATTAAGATGGCTAAAAAAGTAGAAGAAGACTCAGCAGAGATAGAAAAACTACTTAAATAG
- a CDS encoding L-cystine transporter: protein MIIFNLVVFVALLFVLFKIFQSTNKLGLTVFIGLFLGLISGALMQNFYDKSIINPTLDWISIVGSGYVRLLQMIVMPLVFISILAAITRLHQTKSLGKVSFSVLTTLLITTAIAATIGIMMAYMFDLSAEGLVAGERELAAQLSVNGRAEKISGLTIPSMLLSFIPKNPFAELTGASSTSIISTVIFSALLGIAALSLAKQNQEFGERIASGVELLNQWIIRLVRFIIRLTPYGVFALMTKMAAVSAWSDIVNLGSFIIASYSAILLMFIIHGLLLLIFKVNPFDYYKKVLPVLSFAFSSRSSAASIPLNIETQIDKLRNDSVIANFAATFGATIGQNGCAGIYPAMLAVMVAPTVGIDPFSVQYILSLILIVTISSFGIAGVGGGATFAAIVVLSALNLPLALVGLLISIEPLIDMGRTALNVNGAMVAGTLSDRILNKKQN, encoded by the coding sequence ATGATTATTTTTAATTTAGTAGTTTTTGTTGCTTTGCTGTTTGTGCTATTTAAAATATTTCAAAGCACTAACAAATTGGGTTTAACTGTGTTTATTGGTTTATTTTTGGGTCTTATTAGTGGTGCTTTAATGCAAAACTTTTATGATAAATCAATTATAAACCCTACATTGGATTGGATAAGTATAGTTGGTAGCGGATATGTTCGTTTGCTTCAAATGATTGTAATGCCGCTAGTTTTTATTTCTATTTTAGCAGCCATTACTAGATTGCACCAGACAAAATCATTAGGTAAAGTTAGTTTTAGTGTTTTAACTACTTTGCTCATTACTACGGCTATTGCTGCTACTATAGGTATTATGATGGCTTATATGTTTGATTTATCAGCAGAGGGCTTAGTTGCTGGAGAAAGAGAATTAGCTGCACAACTTAGTGTAAATGGTAGAGCTGAAAAGATAAGCGGTTTAACAATACCTTCTATGCTTTTATCTTTCATACCAAAAAATCCATTTGCAGAGCTTACAGGTGCTAGTTCTACATCTATAATTAGCACTGTTATTTTTTCAGCATTGCTTGGTATAGCTGCTTTAAGCTTAGCTAAACAAAATCAAGAATTTGGCGAAAGAATTGCTAGCGGGGTAGAGTTACTAAATCAATGGATAATACGCCTAGTTCGTTTTATAATTCGCTTAACGCCTTATGGTGTTTTTGCTTTAATGACAAAAATGGCGGCTGTGTCTGCTTGGTCTGATATAGTGAACTTAGGTAGCTTTATAATAGCTTCTTATTCGGCTATATTGTTAATGTTTATCATTCATGGATTATTACTTTTAATCTTTAAAGTTAATCCATTTGATTATTATAAAAAAGTACTACCGGTTTTAAGTTTTGCATTTAGCTCTCGTTCAAGTGCTGCATCTATACCTTTAAATATAGAAACGCAAATAGATAAACTCAGAAATGATAGCGTTATAGCTAATTTTGCCGCAACATTTGGTGCAACTATAGGACAAAATGGTTGTGCTGGGATTTATCCTGCAATGCTAGCGGTTATGGTAGCACCAACAGTAGGTATAGATCCTTTTAGTGTTCAATATATTCTTAGTCTTATTTTGATTGTTACTATTTCATCATTTGGTATAGCAGGTGTTGGTGGTGGTGCTACATTTGCTGCTATTGTTGTATTGTCTGCTTTAAATTTACCACTTGCTTTGGTTGGCTTGCTAATATCTATTGAACCTTTAATAGATATGGGAAGAACAGCTTTAAATGTCAATGGTGCTATGGTTGCAGGCACTTTGAGTGATAGAATTTTAAATAAAAAACAAAACTAA